A single Nostoc sp. PCC 7107 DNA region contains:
- a CDS encoding tetratricopeptide repeat protein, whose translation MKLRLWEQKRVKVRKTLTIVVLTVLSAMTLVSCNRDKSVLVTEIGFTPPSRRTIKTSQAGTLYLQGQNQHLKGDLQAAIASYTKALNLNPDYSAAYKGRGLAYFDTGDKEKAIADYNDALRLSPNDAEAFNSRGNARASLGDNRNAIADYTQAIKLSPNYAEAYNNRANARAAIGEKDGSLDDYDQAIILNPRYAIAYNNRGNARATKGDKQGAISDYNESIRLNPNFAPAYNNRGNARAAQGDKQGAIKDLEQAAAILQRQGNNDLYQQVMNNMQELGQ comes from the coding sequence ATGAAGCTGCGGTTATGGGAGCAAAAGCGGGTGAAGGTGAGAAAAACATTGACTATAGTTGTGCTGACTGTGTTGAGTGCAATGACTCTTGTCTCTTGTAATCGAGACAAGAGTGTGCTTGTGACAGAAATAGGCTTCACTCCACCTAGCCGCCGTACTATTAAAACCTCACAAGCTGGGACACTGTATCTTCAAGGACAAAATCAGCACCTGAAAGGCGACTTACAAGCCGCGATCGCATCTTACACTAAAGCATTAAACCTCAACCCTGACTACAGTGCTGCCTACAAAGGACGAGGACTCGCCTATTTTGATACAGGAGACAAGGAAAAAGCGATCGCCGATTATAACGATGCGCTCCGCCTTTCTCCCAACGATGCAGAAGCCTTCAACAGTCGTGGAAACGCCCGCGCCTCCCTTGGAGATAATCGAAATGCGATCGCAGATTATACCCAAGCGATTAAGCTCTCACCCAACTATGCCGAAGCTTATAATAACCGCGCCAACGCCCGTGCAGCCATCGGTGAAAAAGACGGTTCACTTGATGATTACGACCAAGCTATTATCTTAAATCCCAGATATGCGATCGCCTATAATAACCGTGGCAACGCTCGCGCCACCAAGGGAGATAAACAGGGAGCCATATCAGATTACAATGAATCTATACGCCTGAATCCTAATTTTGCACCTGCCTACAATAATCGAGGTAACGCCCGTGCAGCCCAAGGAGATAAACAAGGTGCAATTAAAGATTTAGAACAAGCCGCCGCCATATTGCAACGTCAAGGCAATAACGACTTGTATCAACAAGTAATGAATAATATGCAGGAACTTGGGCAATAG